A portion of the Acidisarcina polymorpha genome contains these proteins:
- a CDS encoding Dps family protein, whose amino-acid sequence MPTLTSKEQRLNTNGAKKTVVPTSFPAPANLATPTDLTPDDVSAVTAAVNPLIADSFALYTKTKNFHWHLSGVHFRDFHLLFDTQADEILESIDILAERVRRIGGTTIRSITHVSQLQTIQDDNDDFVEPLTMIQRLRDDNRHIAQMQRAAIKVCNDHNDSATSNQLESILDETEKRTWFLYEISLGAVGGV is encoded by the coding sequence ATGCCCACATTGACGAGTAAGGAACAGCGACTCAACACGAACGGAGCCAAGAAGACTGTGGTCCCAACATCGTTTCCAGCACCAGCGAACCTAGCGACACCGACAGACCTCACCCCCGATGATGTGAGCGCAGTCACAGCAGCAGTGAATCCGCTGATTGCTGACTCTTTCGCGCTCTATACAAAAACAAAGAATTTCCACTGGCATCTGTCTGGTGTCCATTTTCGCGACTTCCATCTTCTTTTCGACACGCAGGCTGACGAGATTCTGGAATCCATCGACATCCTGGCGGAGCGGGTTCGTCGGATCGGTGGCACGACGATTCGCAGCATTACCCATGTAAGCCAGTTGCAGACAATTCAAGATGACAATGACGACTTCGTCGAGCCTTTGACTATGATTCAACGGCTGCGGGACGATAACCGTCATATCGCGCAGATGCAACGCGCGGCCATAAAGGTGTGTAACGACCACAATGATTCAGCAACCAGCAATCAGCTTGAATCGATTTTGGATGAAACAGAGAAGCGCACCTGGTTCCTGTATGAGATTAGCTTGGGTGCCGTAGGCGGAGTTTAG
- the tnpB gene encoding IS66 family insertion sequence element accessory protein TnpB (TnpB, as the term is used for proteins encoded by IS66 family insertion elements, is considered an accessory protein, since TnpC, encoded by a neighboring gene, is a DDE family transposase.), with protein MAGTGVTGMRRGFPGLSAHLQTVLEQQPYSGHVFIFRGRGGDIVKCLRFDGDGLRLLAKRLEKGSFVWPKARSGTVSPSRAQLSMLLEGIDWRRVERTWTPEIAM; from the coding sequence ATGGCTGGCACAGGCGTGACCGGTATGCGCCGCGGCTTTCCCGGGCTGAGTGCGCATTTGCAGACTGTGTTGGAGCAGCAGCCGTACTCAGGTCACGTCTTTATTTTCCGCGGTCGGGGAGGCGACATCGTCAAATGCCTGCGGTTTGATGGCGACGGTTTGCGTCTTCTCGCCAAGCGTCTGGAGAAGGGAAGCTTTGTGTGGCCGAAGGCCCGCAGTGGCACTGTTTCACCCTCACGCGCGCAGTTGTCGATGCTGCTTGAAGGCATCGATTGGAGAAGAGTGGAGAGGACATGGACACCCGAAATTGCAATGTGA
- a CDS encoding LysR family transcriptional regulator, which yields MARNETKHLESVVALSEELNFTLAAQKLHVSQPVVSRNLAEIESRLGGRLFDRDRKNVRLNKAGRAYVDRARMALLYGDRAFDAAKAAMHDTDTIVHVGKSPYVDPFLPSTLVSVQRSRFPHMRLELSSQYSFDLAHEIIAGELDLAIANDPPESPSLTTVKIAEAPFYIAMSDTDDLTRNPSVTLNDLADRCWITFERRLHPTLYDNVLAVSQAKGVAASRIQHVRGPEEAFPSVAEGGCIAFVVKAGALRIARDGVTVRPLAEGSLSLKTYLVSRSDNDSKTLSALVRCFIRQLEGATRDISRDGLTSA from the coding sequence ATGGCGCGCAACGAAACGAAGCACTTGGAGTCGGTAGTCGCACTTTCGGAGGAGCTGAACTTCACCTTGGCGGCCCAGAAACTGCATGTCAGCCAACCGGTCGTCTCGCGGAATCTCGCGGAGATTGAATCTAGACTTGGCGGCAGGCTTTTTGACCGAGATAGAAAGAATGTGCGACTGAACAAGGCCGGACGAGCATACGTCGATCGGGCGAGGATGGCCCTTCTGTACGGTGATCGAGCATTCGACGCGGCAAAAGCTGCGATGCACGATACAGATACGATTGTTCATGTGGGCAAGTCGCCGTATGTCGATCCTTTCTTGCCGTCCACCTTGGTCTCAGTGCAGAGATCTCGGTTTCCCCACATGAGGCTTGAGCTGTCAAGCCAGTACTCGTTCGATTTGGCTCATGAAATCATTGCGGGAGAGCTGGATCTTGCGATTGCGAATGACCCTCCCGAATCTCCCTCGCTAACGACGGTGAAGATAGCGGAGGCACCGTTCTACATAGCGATGTCGGACACGGATGATCTTACGCGAAATCCGTCAGTCACTCTGAACGATCTGGCAGACCGCTGCTGGATTACGTTTGAGCGACGCCTACATCCCACCCTCTATGACAACGTTCTCGCAGTTTCTCAGGCAAAGGGAGTTGCAGCCTCACGAATCCAACATGTCAGAGGGCCTGAGGAGGCTTTCCCATCTGTGGCAGAAGGAGGATGTATTGCCTTCGTCGTCAAAGCTGGGGCGCTTCGCATTGCTCGAGACGGCGTCACCGTCCGTCCTCTTGCGGAGGGCTCTCTATCACTAAAGACCTATTTAGTCTCCCGTTCGGACAATGACTCTAAGACCTTGAGTGCCTTGGTTAGGTGTTTCATCCGCCAGCTTGAGGGCGCCACGCGTGATATATCAAGGGATGGTCTCACCTCAGCGTAG
- a CDS encoding phosphoketolase family protein has protein sequence MVANSQNLHPLDPDEIRKMDAYWRACNYMSAGMIYLRANPLLREPLRPEHIKRRLLGHWGSDPGQSFTWVHLNRLIKKYDLSVLYIAGPGHGAPATLANGFLEGHYSEIYPDRSYNEAGMLRLFQMFSFPGALGSHCTPETPGSIHEGGELGYSLSHGFGAAFDNPDLIVAVMVGDGEAETGPLATSWHGNKFLNPARDGAVLPILHLNGYKIANPTILGRMSDEELEHTFLGFGYVPHFVEGSDPMEMHQAMAAVMEECVLAIREIQSKARKAGATHVERPRWPMIVLRSPKGWTGPKKVHGHKVENFWRAHQVPVLDPQTDPTSLALVEGWLRSYRPEELFDEGGTLIPELQAMAPKGDRRISANPHANGGNLMQPLDLPSFENYGVQIASPAATYESPTGTLATFLCEVMRRNMTNFRVFGPDETASNKLDGVYAASKKVWLETYLPEDVDGTEIALDGRVMEMLSEHTLEGCLEGYTLTGRHGLLNSYEAFIHIIDSMFNQHAKWLEKSKKELGWRASVPSVNLLISSLVWRQDHNGFSHQDPGFLDVVTNKSPEVTGIYLPPDANCLLSVADHCLRSRDYVNVIVADKQPHLVFLDMEAAVKHCTKGIGLWDWASTDKGVEPDVVLACAGDIPTMEAVAAAAILRDKFPDLKVRFVNVVDLFKLMPAAAHPHGLTDADFDTLFTVDKPVIFNFHGYPTLIHKLCYKRRNHENMHVHGYREKGNIDTPMELAILNTIDRFHLCMDVIDRVPELQKTGASVKEWLRDQITESLSHAYSEGIDKPEITNWTWPTQ, from the coding sequence ATGGTGGCCAATTCGCAGAACCTACATCCCCTCGATCCCGACGAAATCCGCAAGATGGACGCCTACTGGCGAGCTTGCAACTACATGTCGGCGGGCATGATTTATCTTCGGGCTAATCCCTTACTGCGTGAGCCGCTGCGGCCGGAACACATCAAACGGCGACTGTTGGGCCATTGGGGTTCCGATCCGGGACAATCCTTCACCTGGGTCCACTTGAACCGGCTCATAAAGAAATACGATCTCAGCGTGTTGTACATTGCCGGCCCAGGCCACGGAGCCCCGGCTACTCTCGCCAACGGATTTCTCGAAGGACACTACTCGGAGATTTATCCGGATCGCAGTTATAACGAAGCCGGTATGCTTCGGCTATTTCAGATGTTCAGTTTTCCAGGAGCCCTCGGCAGCCATTGCACGCCGGAGACCCCGGGCTCTATTCACGAGGGTGGTGAGCTCGGCTACAGTCTTTCGCATGGCTTCGGGGCGGCGTTTGACAACCCGGACCTGATCGTAGCTGTGATGGTAGGAGATGGCGAGGCGGAGACCGGTCCCTTGGCGACATCGTGGCACGGCAATAAATTCCTCAATCCCGCTCGCGACGGCGCCGTGCTGCCGATCCTTCATCTGAATGGGTATAAGATTGCGAACCCCACCATTCTTGGACGCATGAGCGACGAAGAACTGGAGCATACCTTCTTAGGTTTCGGCTACGTGCCGCACTTTGTCGAGGGTTCAGATCCCATGGAGATGCATCAAGCTATGGCAGCGGTAATGGAAGAGTGCGTTCTCGCCATCCGCGAGATCCAAAGCAAGGCACGTAAGGCGGGAGCCACGCACGTGGAACGACCTCGCTGGCCCATGATCGTGCTACGTTCTCCCAAGGGCTGGACCGGACCGAAAAAAGTACACGGTCATAAAGTTGAAAATTTCTGGCGCGCTCATCAGGTCCCAGTGCTCGATCCACAAACTGATCCCACATCGCTGGCCTTGGTGGAAGGCTGGTTACGCAGTTACAGGCCGGAAGAACTGTTCGACGAAGGCGGCACGCTGATTCCGGAACTGCAAGCAATGGCTCCGAAAGGAGATCGCCGCATCAGCGCCAATCCGCACGCGAACGGCGGTAACCTTATGCAGCCGTTGGACCTCCCGTCTTTCGAGAACTATGGAGTTCAAATCGCGTCGCCAGCAGCAACGTACGAATCTCCCACGGGCACACTCGCGACCTTCCTTTGCGAGGTCATGAGACGCAACATGACAAACTTCCGAGTTTTTGGACCAGATGAGACCGCCTCGAACAAGCTCGACGGTGTCTATGCCGCCTCGAAGAAGGTTTGGCTAGAGACCTATTTGCCGGAGGATGTGGACGGTACGGAGATTGCACTGGATGGCCGTGTGATGGAGATGCTATCCGAGCACACACTTGAGGGGTGCCTCGAGGGATATACGCTGACCGGCCGCCACGGCCTCCTTAATTCCTACGAAGCCTTCATCCACATTATCGATTCCATGTTCAACCAACACGCAAAATGGTTGGAGAAATCGAAGAAGGAACTCGGCTGGCGCGCCTCTGTGCCCTCCGTCAATTTACTCATCAGCTCTTTGGTCTGGCGCCAGGATCACAACGGCTTTTCACACCAGGATCCCGGCTTTCTTGACGTCGTTACCAACAAAAGTCCTGAGGTCACGGGAATCTACCTTCCACCCGATGCAAACTGTCTGCTTTCGGTGGCAGACCACTGTTTGCGTTCGCGGGATTACGTTAATGTGATTGTGGCCGACAAGCAACCCCACCTTGTCTTTCTCGACATGGAGGCCGCAGTAAAGCACTGCACCAAGGGAATAGGCCTCTGGGACTGGGCGAGCACCGATAAAGGTGTCGAGCCAGATGTGGTGCTTGCGTGCGCGGGCGATATTCCAACGATGGAAGCCGTGGCTGCAGCAGCGATCCTCCGCGACAAGTTCCCGGATTTGAAGGTACGTTTTGTGAATGTTGTGGACCTCTTCAAGCTGATGCCTGCTGCCGCACATCCTCATGGATTGACCGACGCCGACTTCGACACGCTCTTTACGGTTGATAAGCCCGTTATCTTCAACTTCCATGGCTATCCGACACTTATACACAAGCTCTGCTACAAACGTCGAAACCACGAGAATATGCACGTGCATGGCTATCGCGAAAAAGGCAACATTGACACGCCCATGGAACTGGCAATTCTGAATACTATCGATCGCTTCCACCTGTGTATGGATGTGATCGATCGCGTTCCCGAGCTACAGAAGACCGGTGCTTCGGTGAAGGAATGGCTGCGTGATCAGATCACTGAGAGCCTGAGTCACGCGTACAGCGAGGGCATCGATAAACCAGAGATCACCAACTGGACCTGGCCTACCCAATAG
- a CDS encoding DUF6629 family protein — protein MCFSAAANFVGSAALGAIGVATIKEVRHPRELLFASLPLLFAIHQFTEGFVWLGLDGRMSPAVAHDAGAAFMLYAQGLLPFLLPLGVLLFEPTAPRRRAMLPFAVLGGALTIYTLWALSAFSTQVYVRNNSIVYINPATNETAVAILYVIVTCGALFFSRIRPMLLFGIANMIILLITLAVKRYAFTSVWCAYAAIASVLLWFGLRSSRTARPYSYSEAI, from the coding sequence ATGTGCTTTTCAGCAGCCGCTAATTTCGTGGGTAGCGCCGCGCTCGGCGCCATCGGCGTGGCGACGATCAAGGAAGTGAGACATCCCAGAGAACTTCTCTTCGCCTCACTGCCACTTCTTTTTGCGATCCATCAGTTCACCGAGGGCTTCGTCTGGCTTGGTCTCGATGGTCGAATGTCGCCAGCAGTCGCCCACGATGCCGGCGCCGCGTTCATGCTCTACGCTCAAGGTCTGTTGCCTTTTCTACTTCCGCTCGGAGTTCTTCTCTTCGAGCCCACAGCCCCGCGTCGTCGTGCAATGCTTCCCTTTGCCGTTCTTGGGGGTGCCCTTACCATCTACACCTTGTGGGCACTCTCTGCCTTTTCTACGCAGGTGTACGTCAGAAATAACAGCATTGTGTACATCAATCCTGCGACAAATGAGACAGCCGTGGCCATTCTTTACGTCATCGTTACATGTGGAGCGTTATTCTTCTCTCGGATTCGTCCCATGCTACTGTTCGGCATCGCCAACATGATCATCCTGCTCATCACCCTGGCCGTGAAGCGCTACGCTTTCACGTCGGTCTGGTGCGCCTATGCGGCGATCGCGAGCGTTCTCCTATGGTTTGGTCTTCGCAGCAGCAGGACGGCTCGGCCGTACTCGTATTCCGAAGCAATTTAG
- a CDS encoding helix-turn-helix domain-containing protein — protein sequence MDPDVCIQVGDRIRQLRKKRSWRQIDLAEQSGIHEVHISDLERGAREVGLRHLAALAAAFEMSLSEFLRGVKGR from the coding sequence ATGGACCCCGATGTTTGCATCCAGGTTGGCGACCGAATTCGGCAGCTCCGCAAGAAGCGAAGCTGGCGACAAATCGACCTTGCCGAGCAGTCTGGGATTCACGAGGTCCACATCTCCGATCTTGAACGGGGCGCGCGCGAAGTTGGGCTTCGCCATCTTGCGGCTCTTGCGGCCGCCTTCGAAATGTCCCTCAGCGAATTCCTGAGGGGTGTGAAGGGCAGATAG
- a CDS encoding alpha/beta fold hydrolase — translation MMLPPPDVEALSLPGRLKATSASVAEALRQGTTGAAWDARMFVRPFGFDHTSIRVPFRALHGALDRSVPVALVKAYIAEIPGAALRIWPNDGHVSAPCNHIAEIADALKDSSSDWGDFHPSQNLS, via the coding sequence ATGATGTTGCCTCCTCCAGACGTTGAAGCGCTTTCACTCCCGGGCCGTCTCAAGGCAACGTCCGCTAGTGTTGCAGAAGCCTTGCGCCAAGGGACAACTGGGGCTGCTTGGGACGCACGTATGTTCGTTCGCCCCTTCGGTTTCGACCACACCAGCATTCGTGTGCCGTTTCGGGCGTTGCATGGTGCATTGGATCGTAGTGTGCCGGTGGCTCTGGTGAAGGCATACATCGCTGAAATTCCCGGGGCTGCGCTAAGGATATGGCCCAACGACGGACACGTGTCTGCTCCATGCAACCACATCGCTGAAATTGCCGATGCCCTCAAAGATAGCTCGTCGGATTGGGGCGATTTTCACCCGTCGCAGAATCTGTCCTGA
- a CDS encoding alpha/beta fold hydrolase, producing MSRTDEELILPDGRRLSYAEYGDSNGLPVLYFHGSPSSCLEPAMFGDELAATGLRIIAPDRPGIGRSDWQASRTFTDWAKDTAYLADHLGWQRFALLGNSGGGPYVAACAALLPERVTVAVVVSGAWRMDATEVKANLPFVNRLFWIMARRFPPGLKLMLSTMRNQSQRPSRNPKLFRRAT from the coding sequence ATGTCGCGCACGGACGAAGAACTGATCCTTCCTGATGGTCGACGACTCAGCTATGCGGAGTATGGCGATTCTAATGGCTTGCCAGTGCTTTACTTTCACGGCTCGCCCTCATCTTGTCTTGAACCTGCAATGTTTGGAGATGAACTGGCTGCAACCGGTCTCCGTATCATTGCGCCGGACCGACCGGGGATTGGCCGTTCTGACTGGCAAGCGTCCCGGACGTTTACCGATTGGGCGAAAGATACCGCTTACCTCGCTGATCATTTAGGTTGGCAGCGCTTCGCTCTGCTGGGCAACTCTGGCGGTGGACCCTATGTTGCTGCCTGCGCGGCTTTGTTGCCTGAAAGAGTCACCGTTGCTGTCGTCGTTTCAGGAGCATGGCGAATGGATGCGACTGAGGTTAAAGCCAACCTCCCGTTTGTGAATCGGCTGTTCTGGATTATGGCGCGCCGCTTTCCTCCGGGTCTAAAACTGATGTTATCGACCATGCGGAATCAGAGTCAGAGACCGTCCCGAAACCCGAAACTGTTTCGCAGAGCGACCTGA